Proteins from one Sabethes cyaneus chromosome 2, idSabCyanKW18_F2, whole genome shotgun sequence genomic window:
- the LOC128738708 gene encoding probable arginine--tRNA ligase, cytoplasmic, with the protein MASSIQTETTRIKQIEHEIQRLRTAIETARSNTGLADENPELGKLQMENIKLKHRLEILNRAIATEQSKSANRQSGGPISILETLSELFTEAIANAFPQVCAEVPTVITVSSSPKFGDYQCNNAMQLVQKLKALGITKNPRDIANQLMAALPKSPLISKVEIAGAGYVNVFLDKTFSASAIMAMLKDGVKPPLCEKKRVIVDFSAPNIAKEMHVGHLRSTIIGESICRFLEFLGHNVLRLNHVGDWGTQFGMLIAHLQDRFPDYVRVSPPIGDLQAFYKESKARFDSDEEFKKRAYSCVVKLQGGDSDSLKAWTLICDVSRKEFQRVYDRLDVTIIERGESFYQKRMEVIVKELSAKGFLEEDEGRKIMWGENRESIPLTIVKSDGGFTYDTSDMAAIKQRLQEEKGEWLIYVTDAGQATHFQIIFSCARRAQILDPNIHRVDHVGFGVVLGEDGKKFKTRSGDSIKLTELLDEGLKRSLNKLLEKERDKVLTAEELTAAQESVAYGCIKYADLSHNRNNEYIFSFDKMLEDKGNTAVYLLYAYTRIRSIARNCGGDFANNIDKVIANTKLSLDHEKEWKLAKVLLKFTDVMKLISRNLCLHHLCDFVYEVCTTFTEFYDTCYCIEKNKQGEIVKINAGRVLLCEATSRVLGKCFHILGLKPLHKI; encoded by the exons ATGGCTTCAAGTATTCAAACGGAAACTACaagaataaaacaaatt GAGCATGAAATCCAACGATTGCGTACAGCCATAGAGACAGCTCGTAGTAACACTGGGTTAGCAGACGAGAACCCGGAACTGGGAAAGCTGCAAatggaaaatataaaacttAAACATCGTTTGGAAATTCTCAACCGG GCAATCGCAACTGAGCAAAGCAAATCGGCTAATCGGCAATCTGGAGGACCAATATCGATACTGGAAACGTTATCAGAACTTTTTACCGAAGCGATCGCTAACGCATTTCCTCAAGTTTGTGCCGAAGTGCCAACGGTGATTACCGTTTCAAGTTCTCCCAAATTCGGTGACTATCAGTGTAACAATGCAATGCAATTAGTGCAGAAGCTTAAGGCATTAGGTATTACGAAAAATCCGCGTGACATTGCCAATCAGTTAATGGCAGCATTACCAAAATCGCCACTGATTAGTAAAGTGGAAATTGCTGGCGCAGGATATGTTAACGTGTTTTTGGACAAAACTTTTAGCGCATCTGCAATAATGGCAATGTTGAAGGATGGCGTCAAACCTCCATTATGCGAAAAGAAACGTGTCATAGTAGATTTTTCAGCACCAAACATTGCCAAGGAAATGCATGTTGGTCACCTGCGATCTACCATCATCGGTGAATCGATCTGTCGTTTTCTAGAATTTCTCGGTCACAACGTTCTTCGTTTAAATCACGTTGGGGATTGGGGCACTCAGTTTGGAATGTTAATTGCGCACCTACAGGATCGCTTTCCAGACTACGTAAGGGTTTCTCCTCCCATTGGAGATTTGCAAGCTTTTTACAAAGAAAGTAAAGCACGTTTCGATTCAGATGAGGAATTCAAAAAACGTGCTTATAGTTGTGTTGTGAAGCTACAAGGTGGGGATTCCGATTCCCTGAAAGCATGGACATTAATTTGCGATGTTTCTCGCAAAGAATTTCAGCGCGTTTATGATCGCTTGGATGTAACCATCATTGAGCGGGGGGAGTCTTTTTACCAGAAACGGATGGAAGTTATTGTTAAAGAATTGTCCGCTAAAGGCTTCCTAGAGGAGGACGAAGGTAGGAAAATTATGTGGGGCGAAAATCGAGAATCAATCCCACTTACTATTGTGAAATCAGATGGTGGATTTACCTACGACACCTCTGATATGGCGGCAATCAAACAACGATTACAAGAGGAAAAAGGCGAATGGTTAATTTATGTGACGGATGCTGGACAGGCTACACATTTCCAAATAATCTTTTCCTGTGCTCGTCGGGCTCAGATACTCGATCCTAACATCCACCGTGTTGATCATGTCGGTTTTGGCGTTGTGCTGGGAGAGGACGGCAAAAAGTTTAAAACACGTTCCGGAGATTCAATCAAATTAACTGAATTGTTAGATGAAGGTCTGAAACGATCGCTCaataaattgttggaaaaagaACGTGACAAAGTGCTTACAGCGGAAGAACTGACAGCGGCACAGGAATCAGTGGCATATGGCTGTATCAAATATGCCGATTTATCTCATAATAGAAATAATGAGTATATTTTTTCTTTCGATAAG ATGCTGGAAGACAAAGGCAACACGGCTGTCTATCTACTGTACGCTTACACCCGTATTCGGTCAATTGCTCGTAATTGTGGAGGAGATTTTGCGAACAACATTGACAAAGTGATTGCCAATACGAAGTTAAGCTTAGACCATGAAAAAGAATGGAAGCTGGCTAAGGTACTACTCAAGTTTACCGATGTGATGAAGCTAATTTCAAGGAATTTGTGCTTGCATCATCTTTGTGATTTCGTGTATGAGGTTTGCACTACATTTACGGAGTTTTACGACACCTGCTACTGCATTGAAAAGAATAAACAAG GCGAAATCGTGAAAATCAATGCTGGCCGAGTGCTGCTGTGTGAAGCAACCTCACGAGTTTTGGGAAAGTGTTTCCATATTCTAGGACTCAAACCActacataaaatatga
- the LOC128738709 gene encoding transmembrane emp24 domain-containing protein 2, which produces MKKHILQSVIVLLLSNIRFSLGYFITVDAHSEECFFDRAEAGTKLGLMFETIEGGFLDIEVRIIGPDQKVIYQGEKESSGKYTFSAYETGVYHYCFSNKMSTLTPKVVMFSMEIGETPKGTIGAVNEGEVGHTKLEDMIKELSGTLTSIKHEQDYMHVRDRIHRTINESTNSRVVLWSVFEALVLVVMTIGQVYYLKRFFEVKRVV; this is translated from the exons ATGAAGAAACATATTCTGCAATCTGTAATCGTTCTGCTACTAAGTAATATTCGTTTTAGTTTGGGTTATTTCATTACTGTTGATGCTCACTCAGAGGAATGTTTCTTCGACCGCGCAGAGGCAGGAACCAAATTAG GTCTAATGTTTGAAACTATCGAGGGAGGTTTTCTGGATATTGAAGTTCGAATCATTGGACCGgaccaaaaagttatttatcagGGCGAAAAAGAATCTTCCggaaaatatactttttctgCGTACGAAACCGGTGTCTACCATTACTGCTTTAGTAATAAAATGTCAACATTAACACCGAAG GTTGTCATGTTTTCCATGGAAATTGGAGAAACACCTAAAGGGACAATTGGAGCAGTAAATGAAGGTGAAGTAGGACACACTAAGTTGGAGGATATGATTAAGGAATTGTCGGGAACATTGACCAGTATTAAGCATGAACAGGACTATATGCAC GTCAGAGACCGAATCCATCGCACGATAAATGAAAGCACAAACTCACGAGTCGTATTGTGGTCTGTGTTCGAAGCCTTGGTTTTGGTGGTAATGACGATAGGGCAAGTGTATTACTTGAAGCGGTTTTTCGAAGTTAAGCGGGTTGTGTAG